cactttgccaaagaatgaatggacacaaattagaCATTAGGactctgaatacacataaacctgtcagtgagcatttcagtctaGCAAGTCACAGTATCCAAGACTTAATtgtgtgcattctaaaacaaagagactaagactagattacagagggagacctctgaattggaatttattctcgAGTTTGATTCTTACCACCTCacactcaacaaagatatcatttaccttacgcattacatggacaatttccccacctttgatattcacagtaaccttaggcagcccacttaacttaatggGCACACTCAAAGACCAAGTCAAAGGGGGTTTATTTCCACATTAATAAACATACTAAGCATCTCTTTAAACAGCTGCAATGACCCTTCTATAAATCTCTGAATGAATGGTCTGCATGCTGCTGTTTTAGTATCACATGGTGCACCAGTTTGCACAATCAATGCAGGACACTGGAGGATTTCTTTCACAATGGGAATCAGCAAAAAGCAGGTCTGACACTCCTCGAGAGTAGACAGGACATAAAACTGAAAGGTGCCTATTAACACAGAGTGAGAAGCTGTCCAGATTCCACCATGTGCAATGGGGGCACAGAGATACCCACAGCACACGCTGCACTTGGTAGGCTCCTGGCCAAGAGCCATCTGCTGCTGTCCAGAGTGCATCGCATTATTCCTGCTGATGGACCTGGCCATGGGGATTTCATAGCCTGCTGCATTGTTTTCAGGGCAACGCTGGCTAGGACCCCATGTCGGTGACTAGGTGGACTCATCTGCACAGTGCCTGAGCAGTCCCTGCTGAATTGTCAGATGGCATTTCCTTCCTCTTGCTTCAGTCGCTTGCAGAGATGCTCACTGATGGCTCCCAAGGGATTGGCTTTGTACACTGGGTTTGCGATGACCTTGTGAAACCTGGCCACTTCTTCCTGCCTGAAAGAGGTGAGAGAACTCCATATGAGGCTGTGTAGGTGTTACACTGAcagccagaagtgggtctgtttcatGCTGGCACCAGGTTGCCAGCTGGAACAAGGCAGACCAGGCAGCCCCCACCTCTGTCCTGTGGCCAGTTGGAACAGGGCCAACCAGGCAATAAGCTCTGTAAAGTGACTGCAGAGACAATGACAATGGGCATTGTTACATGCACGCAATAAGGACAATTGTAAGTGTaactctgcagggctgggggctcagggatACTTTTCTGTCTCTGTAGTAAGAGTTGTGGGAGGCTCATGCGGAGTTTTTGAATCATTTAAAACATTCCCCCAGAGCAGGAAGTGCTACAGCTTCCTCTGCCAAAGCTagtgccaggaagcagcagcagagcacccagTCTGCCAGCATGGGATAAGTGTGTGGCTAAGAACAGCTCACGCGGTGCCCTTACCAAGGACACAGCTTGTACAGTctgtgctgcatatttattgttAATGGTACTTACAGCAGCCTGCGCTTTTGGGCTGGCTTCATTTGGCTGAAGTCTGTGGGTTCTGCCTTTGCTCTTGCCTGGCTGCTGAGAGGAAGAGACAAGGACAGTTTATAGAAGGAAAGAATTTTGCccaaagcatctggcactggctgctgccagcag
This portion of the Carettochelys insculpta isolate YL-2023 chromosome 8, ASM3395843v1, whole genome shotgun sequence genome encodes:
- the SLX9 gene encoding ribosome biogenesis protein SLX9 homolog isoform X12, which gives rise to MKLRKEQWLQKIEGVKLARQKQKAKAKRKATPVVGDMQPLMEALPELSELTTTSKGRKHPKISQARAKAEPTDFSQMKPAQKRRLLQEEVARFHKVIANPVYKANPLGAISEHLCKRLKQEEGNAI